Part of the Syngnathus typhle isolate RoL2023-S1 ecotype Sweden linkage group LG17, RoL_Styp_1.0, whole genome shotgun sequence genome is shown below.
ccggacgacgacgacgaggaggtAAGTcacgtttctttctttcttgttgtatttatttttattttttacaattaaGTAATTCATTCACAGGTGGGGAGACAAAACACAGCACAGTAtcccttatttattttttattttaaaatatattatctCTTAGCGTCTCTAATGTTTCTTGCGTGGGGAGTGGTTTGCCAGTGTACCCAGAAAAGGAATGCCGCAAACGGGGAGCGGCGGTTGAGCGCTACCGCGGACGACAGAAAggagggaggaggtggagggggCGAGGGAGAAGGTGCGCGTGCGAGCACAATAACGCGCATTACCCCCTCGTTTATGCTTAAAATCCAGCCAAACACACTCACGAGTTGTTTAAAGGGTGTACTTTTCGACAGAAACAGCTTTTTGAGCTCAAAACCAGCCCAAAACTTAGCGTTCGTGGAGCTTATGGTCGGGCGTCGGTCAAGCTCGCCCTCAATAAGCGAGTCAGACCCCGAAGTCGAGTTTCACAATTAAACAACTGAAGTTCAAGCTCACTAAAACGGCCTTTATTTTGACACAATCCAGCATACGCGTTTGTCTTCGTATAATGTTAATAACCAGGGACTCCGATGTAAAAAGTGCCAAAAAATACACTAGACGCGAGGACattgttgctttttcttttttttttttccagcgtcaTGTGTTTTTCAGACACGTTTTAGCCGTGACGAGAATACAaaccttcctcccttcctcccaaaCGCGCCATCCACTTTATAATAAGTCACATTTGAGCGACTTATCCCGTGGCTATACTGCCATGGAAGTGCCATCtgcgtcacttttttttttaatcgatggACGCGTGACGAGGCGACACGGCAACCCTCTGCTTGCATTATCGGACACTGAAAGAGCGCGGTTGATATATCGGAGTATTTCCATATAAAAGTGGTTGGTAATTGTAAACGACAACGAcaagcttgcttgcttgctcgaCTGGATGGACGTGGCCGTCCGTCCGATGTGGGTTAAGCCGTGATCACGTCGAGTTAGTCCCCgtaaaaatcaatttaaaaggTGATGCAAAACACGTATATTGGATCACCCGATGTGTGAACGGGACTTGTATGATAACGGACGCGTCCAAACGCCAAATTAGGGTTGCATGCGCGTCGCTTcaaagagcccccccccccccctcctacaaaacgccctcttcgctcgcACCACGCACGCACAATGGCGAGACATTCGAACTGCATGCGCACTTCGTAGGAAATGTgcgaaaaacaacacaaaccaCCTCCCGTCGGCTCTTTATATGTTGTCGCTTGCGTTGTAGCGATCAAGAATGAATGCATCCACCGACGAGGATCACATCGGCGTGTGTTTTTAGCGCCACACGATCCTCGGTTGGTGCTTTTTCAGGGGCGGTAGTGAAAGTTGTGTGAAATGCGGCGAGGCGAGGCGCGCTCCTCGACACGCAGCAGCGAAGCTCGTTCACGAGCCGCCCCGTCGAACAAGAAACGTCCCATCAACTCGTTATTTTCCCTTCTTTCTCCAAAGTTGTGTGGCTCGTGAGTCACAGCTAATGATTTACCTCCACTGGGGTCAAATTGCGACATGTGCACGAGTATTTTTCAGACGCGTTCGGATCGTCAGCTCCCTGCAGTCGTGTCAACAATCCCTTCGGGTTGAACGCACTGGGGACGAGCAGGCTTTTCTTCCAGGACCTGCACAGCACGGTTCAAccatgttgtttgtgttttgcaAACGGAAAGTAACAGAAACTAGAAAGCAGCGAGAAAAAGTTTCATCTTCAGTGAGCTACTTTTACACGAGCAGAGGAGCTACTCGCATTCAGTAACATCTAATATCATTTCCACAGTTGTACAAAAAACGTGCAATGTACAGATGAAAGAACACGATGTACAGTATGGTATACATAAAAGAGCAGTTCATTTACAAACAGAAAACTATCTGTTGATAGACTAACATCCACCCAGAATGAACACTGCACTAATTGCAGATCAAATTTATTCTATGCAAACCCAACAAAACAATCCTGACAAGTCATATGCCATATGCAGAATGTGCAAAGTGAACTCTTATACACTCTTAACTCTTCCAGGCCGACACCTCCATGGCCATGGACACGGATAGCAATATGGACGAGGAAGGGGGCGACGAGAGCCGGGACGGCCAGGACGGTCCTTTCCCCTCACCGGGCCCCGTGTGCTTGGCCACATCGGCGGTATTGCGAGCAGCGTCCGCCCCCTGCTCGCCCTCTCACGCTCGTCCCGCTCCCGGCCCGGGTCGCAGCCCTGGTGCGGCCCCAGGCGCCGGTCTGGATTGCGTCATCTCCTTCCAAATGGCTACCGCCAGGCCCAGCTCCCTGCCCGCTTCCAGCCCAAAGTCCCTCACATACAACAACTTGGCCAACGGGACCAATGGTGTCGCCAGCTGCCCGGTGGAGCGCCAGGAGCTTGGAATGCACACAGATAAAGGTACCTTCTGTTGTCCCCGCCACCTGGAGGCAGTTAAAGCGCCGTAACGTAGATGCTAATTAGCTTAAGCATTAAGCTAGTGGGGACATTCTATAGGGAGTTGTCAGGTCATTTAAAATAGTAAATAGTTTGAGAGTACACTTTGTGCCGTTATAAATTGTCATTGTTTGCTACACTTATGACTTATTTGTGCCTCTGTTGTTAGTATGTCCAGTGACAGTCCACCCTGTAGCCATCTGCCCGAGCGCTCCCAAGAACAACCTGAAGGAGGAGGACAAGATGGAGGACAGCAGCCCCCTCTTGGACCAACTGGTACCCGACTACGCCGTGCAACTGGTAACACGGACCCgtttctgctgttcatttcctGTTTCCTGCTCGACCCGACCTGACTctcttcatgattttttttttcttcccgtcACACAGGAGAGGAGCGGAGATGCGTCCCAGGTTAGAGTGCAGGTGCTGTCATCGTCGAACGACTGTGAGTtggtcaaaagaaaacaaagaaagaaagaaactgtTTGTGCAGCTTGATTAATTCACCGTGACGCCTTCTGGTGtggacgagttggccacctgggggcagtaaaacataataaataaaacaagtgggggttttttttccccttatggaaaatgaagccttcaattaattatttttgcTGTGTGTTACAAACTAAACATCTGCGCATTCAATTGTGCATTCACAGCATGGCACCATTCAAGATAGTTTTTTCTCCTTTGCAGTAGCTATAATGTATGATTGAGCCCTGCGTTCCCTCAACAGGCACTCTAAAGAAGAACGCGGAAATACTCGCCTCCTTGGCACAAGCCGAGAGCGTCCACGTGAACGGCAACGATAACGATAAAAGCGACGAGCTGTAAGTCGAGCGTCAACCTTCTCATAATGTGCAGAAACAAAATTCATGTCGTCTTTCTGCGTTGGCAGCTCGGTGAAGAAAGAGAAGTTGAGTCAAAACTTGCTGCAGTGGACGGCGGCCGACGTGGCCAGTTACTTTGCCGATGCTGGCTTTCCAGAGCAGGCCCTGGCCTTCAGGACgcaggtgggtgctggttcctGTACGTCCACGTGGTCATTATGGAGCTAAATTGGTTGTCCGCCCACAGGAGATCGACGGCAAGTCGCTGCTGCTCATGCAACGCAGCGACGTTCTGACCGGTCTCTCCATCCGACTGGGGCCCGCGCTCAAAATCTACGAGCGCCACATCAAGGTGCTGCAAAGGAGCCACTTCCTGGAGTGCGACGACCTCTGATGGACTACATCGGGGGAAGAGCGAGTGAACTCTTCCACTAGGATCCTGCCCACACGATGCATATATTGATGTGTGGAGGAAGGAAAGGACCTGTGACAAAACAATCATCCTACCTCTCATGATCCTCGTTCTCCCCCATGCAAAAGGAGCAGTGGCCCTTTAAGAAAAGCCACACGTGCACTTCCTGTGGACTTTCTGACTGCGACGCGTTTCGCCTCTGACTCCCACCAAAGTCTCGCAGCTAAAACAAAACCCTCGCGTGTTACGTGTACACACATCCAGTTCCTGGCGTAGCTGCTAACACGTGACCTTCCATGTTCATTTCTCTCGTTATGTACCTCATTGCGTTTTGTTAGCGGCGACACACGTGGTTGAtcatcaaaaaaaacaaagcaggcAATATTGAAGATTTAAAAGGCCAACGCGGTGGACCACATGCAATATTTTCAGTGTTAATCGTCTGCCGCTTTGTTCGTGTTGTGATACAAGTCATCCATTTGAAGCGTGTAACATTCCATAGCatgtagcatttttttttttttttttttaaatcaatcagTCCATGCTTCCGACAAGAGTCACAAATAAAGTTCACGCCTGTTTGACCTATCGGTTTAATTTTTGTTTGGCAATGTTCGGTACAGACGAGGAAAGCGTCTAGCTTGTAGCGTGAACACAATCATGAAGCCATGTTACATGCTGACTGTATTCAGTCGGTAAATTAATCAATACAAACAAACCACCTTCAGGAGGCTCTTCGATAGCATTAGCTAGCATATCGCAAACTTTAAGACTTTAAGCAGCAAAACGTTGAGGGTACATCCCGTGACCTTTCGAGATTTACAGTACGCAGATTGCCATGCAAATGTTAAAACAGTTACAACATtgctgaaaagaaaaaggacacCTGTCATTTCTAATTGGGCTTTGTTGCATTCattttcaaatacattttgaacCACCATGGGGGGGGACATAAACAAAAATGGCCCCTGATAGGAAAAAAGTACACGTGGCGCTCTAGAGGATGAATGGTAGTATAGGAGAACGCAGGCTGGGGTAGTCCTTGAATTCCCTTAAGTAGGCGCGGTGTTTGCCTCGGGCCCAAACGCTCATCTGCACAAAAGCGGCTAGAGTGAAGAGAGCCACGGGCAGGCACTGCGTCATCACACTGAAGCCCATCCACGAGCCcacctatacacacacacacacacacacacacacactaatgaacacacacaaaaaaagctgcactaaaaaaaaaaagattgctaaTTGACCTCATATGTGTAGTTTGGACAAGACACCAGCCAGAAAACCCACGTGAAGGGATTCTTCGTGGGGTAAGGAATCTTCTTGGATTTTGAACCTAAGATGACATCAATTTTCAACTCATGCAAATATAATGTCAAACAATTTAAATACCTTGCTGTTTAAGGTTACGAAGTGCTATGTGGATGGAGAAATTCCCAACTTGGCAAAACtgtgcaaaagaaaaaacaaatatatgagTACTTAGTTATATTCACAGCactgattttaattttaaacCTACCAGGAAAACGTAAAGTCCAACATTCACCTGCTGTTGCccgtaaactaaaaaaaaaaaaaaaaaaagtatgaactGCTGATTGAACAAACACGAGTGGAGCATACGTGAAGATGACACTTACGTGGTGGCGTGTAGAGCGGGTGGTTGATATAGTACGCCATCCAAGCTGCGGTACACCAGTAAAATCCGCAATTCTGCAATGATTACCATTCAATAATTGCTGAGTCATATTTTGCTGACACGCACATAGCGGACTCACTTTAAAGATGTTCCGTAGAGGCATGGTCCCGTGTGAGATGCGGTGAACAAAAAGCGTCTCCAGAATTCTCTTGATGTAATGTAAAGAGTGACAGATGCAAGCAGAACTgcgcaaaaaataataaataaataaaatataatgatgggaaggaaaaaaaaaaaaaactgacactGACTGTACGACCCAGTTCTTGCTGGCGGTGAAGTCATATTTTGGAGCGTAGATGAACGGGAGGCGGAAGTAGAACATTAAATAGATGACCAGTGGACCCACACACTCTGCAAGGAACACCTAAAAAGGTAAGCAGAGGTCAAATTTATTTTGATAGTCTGTCACAAAAACTGGATCTCAGTGACTTGCTCTCAAAGTGATGATCTTGACTTAGTTTCTTGGTTCTGATCTGTTAAATAGTGCTCATGTAAAGGTTCAGAAGCAACATGGTGGGCAACAACGTGGCACTGTGAGGGAGTCAAGAACCCTAgatgagggtgtgtgtgtgggggggggggataaacacCTTGGAGAGAAATGGGGCCATGAGATTAGATGTCCCGGGATAAATAGACACTGCGGGAGGTGAGAGCAAAACAAACGACCGCAAATGGCCTTTTGGGTGTCACACTCAGTATGTCGACTGTTTATTTGCTACCTGGCCCTTCGGAAGGGACTTACCCAACTTTAATCCGTATCTTAACACCCGCCACTATCATCGTGCAATTATAGACACCATCAAAACAAAATCTGTGTGTGGGTTGGGAACTCACAGTCCCCCATGTGAGTTGTGGACCAAGGTCACTGAAGTAGAAGCTGGCTGTGGTTCCCACAGGAAGTGTTTGGAGGACTTCCTCATCCCTGAGACACTTTGTTTCtgagaaagagaagaagaaaaaaatatctgtCTCTAGATGACCTCACGGATATTGTAACCTGACCTGTTGCACCTACTTGGATCTAAGCGTAGAGATTGTCTCGCAGGGTACCATTTTGGATCTGTCAAAACGGACACACCTGTAGTGAAACATTAAAaggtattttttcttcttcttcttttaaacCTACGTACATGATTTGTGAAACAAAGCCTTAATATCCAAAATAGTGGCAGTTGGCTCCACCTGAAATCACAAGGCAAACACAATTTTGGGTTTTAATAACAGCACTAATCTTGACGACTGCAATGATGTCATAGTTTGTCCAAAACGACAGAACATCAAAGTCATCCTAGGAGGTGCCAAAGTTAACTATAAAACCTCCAACATGCTTCACATTCTTCAGCTGTCTTACTTGTGTAAGGTCAAGGACTAAACATCTGCGCTCTCCATGCAATGATTTAAAAATACTTTATCATCTGAAAATAATACCGGCTAACACTCTTACCTTGTCTAGCAACAGCAGTTTCTCTTTAGTCTTCACATCCACAATCTCTACCTCAAAGTAAACAATCCTTTTGGGCTTTTTAGCTGGTTTAGGTCTGGGTCTGG
Proteins encoded:
- the LOC133170027 gene encoding very-long-chain enoyl-CoA reductase-like — encoded protein: MDVLALEAKNPNGSEPEKKKTSSRPRPKPAKKPKRIVYFEVEIVDVKTKEKLLLLDKVEPTATILDIKALFHKSYPKWYPARQSLRLDPKTKCLRDEEVLQTLPVGTTASFYFSDLGPQLTWGTVFLAECVGPLVIYLMFYFRLPFIYAPKYDFTASKNWVVHSACICHSLHYIKRILETLFVHRISHGTMPLRNIFKNCGFYWCTAAWMAYYINHPLYTPPLYGQQQVNVGLYVFLFCQVGNFSIHIALRNLKQQGSKSKKIPYPTKNPFTWVFWLVSCPNYTYEVGSWMGFSVMTQCLPVALFTLAAFVQMSVWARGKHRAYLREFKDYPSLRSPILPFIL
- the samd1a gene encoding sterile alpha motif domain containing 1a isoform X1, with product MSDAKYREWILDTIDSLRSRKARPDLERICRMVRRRHGCEPDQTCGELEKLIREQTVLKVNYKGSISYRNAAKVQRRCRKKDDAVTASSAAAAATATSVAAVNDASHSDLSNGDSALGPADPDDDDEEADTSMAMDTDSNMDEEGGDESRDGQDGPFPSPGPVCLATSAVLRAASAPCSPSHARPAPGPGRSPGAAPGAGLDCVISFQMATARPSSLPASSPKSLTYNNLANGTNGVASCPVERQELGMHTDKVCPVTVHPVAICPSAPKNNLKEEDKMEDSSPLLDQLVPDYAVQLERSGDASQVRVQVLSSSNDCTLKKNAEILASLAQAESVHVNGNDNDKSDELSVKKEKLSQNLLQWTAADVASYFADAGFPEQALAFRTQEIDGKSLLLMQRSDVLTGLSIRLGPALKIYERHIKVLQRSHFLECDDL
- the samd1a gene encoding sterile alpha motif domain containing 1a isoform X2, with the translated sequence MIYLHWGQIATCARVFFRRVRIVSSLQSCQQSLRVERTGDEQAFLPGPAQHGSTMLFVFCKRKVTETRKQREKVSSSADTSMAMDTDSNMDEEGGDESRDGQDGPFPSPGPVCLATSAVLRAASAPCSPSHARPAPGPGRSPGAAPGAGLDCVISFQMATARPSSLPASSPKSLTYNNLANGTNGVASCPVERQELGMHTDKVCPVTVHPVAICPSAPKNNLKEEDKMEDSSPLLDQLVPDYAVQLERSGDASQVRVQVLSSSNDCTLKKNAEILASLAQAESVHVNGNDNDKSDELSVKKEKLSQNLLQWTAADVASYFADAGFPEQALAFRTQEIDGKSLLLMQRSDVLTGLSIRLGPALKIYERHIKVLQRSHFLECDDL